In Trichocoleus desertorum NBK24, the following are encoded in one genomic region:
- a CDS encoding SRPBCC family protein codes for MPVAFNGTTGYGQRQLPIASDLSSDFMSDISTPGILANCVSAIARSGVVTPTKTLLRLGGLTTAVLLTVTSPSVARAELFNGPLDRLPVAERVALRSGKVVVTGDQGRYVAKVLVKASPDVVWSVLTDYANLSTFLPNVVSSRVIEAQGNRKVVEQVDVRQVLLVSRRSRFRTENIEIAKKRIDFRLLEGDVKTLQGYWQINPVAAYPGAPVTQVLLTQDITAEPTAGIPKGLFYNLFRSGLNESLTAISQEIGRRTLQATAHHAQPQTSPTRSF; via the coding sequence GTGCCAGTAGCATTCAATGGGACGACAGGTTATGGTCAGAGACAATTGCCAATAGCTTCTGACCTATCTTCTGACTTTATGTCTGATATTTCTACGCCTGGTATCTTGGCAAATTGCGTTTCTGCGATCGCTCGCTCTGGAGTAGTCACACCAACTAAAACTCTGCTAAGGCTGGGAGGACTCACAACCGCTGTATTGTTGACTGTCACTTCTCCCTCGGTAGCTAGAGCCGAACTGTTTAACGGCCCCTTGGATCGCCTTCCGGTAGCGGAGCGGGTAGCATTACGCAGTGGCAAGGTGGTGGTCACAGGCGATCAAGGTCGCTATGTGGCTAAAGTTTTGGTCAAAGCTTCCCCAGATGTGGTTTGGTCTGTGTTGACCGACTATGCCAATCTGTCTACATTTCTCCCCAACGTGGTTTCGAGCCGTGTGATTGAGGCGCAGGGCAACCGCAAAGTCGTGGAGCAAGTGGATGTGCGCCAGGTATTGCTTGTCAGCAGGCGATCGCGTTTCCGCACCGAGAACATTGAAATTGCGAAAAAACGGATTGATTTTCGGCTACTGGAAGGCGATGTGAAAACGCTGCAAGGATATTGGCAAATTAATCCCGTAGCAGCTTATCCGGGCGCTCCTGTGACTCAAGTATTGCTGACGCAAGATATTACGGCAGAACCCACTGCAGGCATCCCAAAAGGGCTGTTCTACAACCTGTTTCGCAGTGGCTTGAATGAATCTCTCACTGCGATTAGTCAAGAAATCGGTCGGCGAACCTTGCAGGCAACAGCCCACCATGCTCAACCGCAAACCTCCCCCACCCGTTCCTTCTGA
- a CDS encoding SIMPL domain-containing protein, translating into MYQAQLSHRPHTTWQRWKALPIALGLLSLTFANPVLAQERAQEKMLRTLTVTGRGIEMIPTTLTQVELGVEVQGKTAEAVQQEAAKRSSAVVNLLKARNVEKLQTTGITLNPNYSYENNTQRLVGYIATNTVSFRVDTQRAGTIIDDAVKAGATRVNGVSFVAPDPAIAAAQKQALREATQDAQQQANAVLEALNFTAQEIVSIQVNGASAPPPRPVMAFSKLQRAEMADTPVEGGEQQVDASVTLEIRY; encoded by the coding sequence ATGTACCAAGCTCAATTATCCCATCGCCCCCACACCACCTGGCAGCGCTGGAAAGCGTTACCGATCGCCTTAGGGCTGCTGAGTTTAACCTTTGCCAACCCTGTTCTAGCTCAAGAAAGAGCCCAGGAAAAAATGCTGAGAACCCTCACTGTGACTGGCCGTGGCATAGAAATGATTCCCACCACTCTGACTCAAGTAGAACTAGGGGTGGAGGTGCAAGGCAAAACTGCAGAAGCAGTGCAGCAAGAAGCTGCCAAGCGTTCCTCAGCCGTCGTCAATTTGCTCAAGGCGCGCAATGTGGAGAAACTGCAAACCACAGGCATTACCCTGAACCCCAACTACAGTTACGAAAACAACACGCAACGCTTGGTCGGCTACATCGCCACCAACACCGTCAGCTTCCGGGTCGATACGCAACGGGCAGGCACCATCATTGATGATGCAGTCAAAGCAGGAGCGACGCGAGTTAATGGTGTGAGTTTTGTGGCTCCAGACCCCGCGATCGCCGCCGCTCAAAAACAAGCGCTACGAGAAGCTACCCAAGATGCCCAACAGCAAGCCAACGCTGTTTTAGAGGCACTCAACTTCACGGCTCAAGAAATCGTCAGTATTCAAGTGAATGGAGCCAGTGCCCCACCGCCTCGCCCCGTCATGGCCTTCTCTAAATTGCAACGCGCCGAAATGGCTGATACGCCTGTAGAGGGTGGCGAACAACAAGTCGATGCCAGCGTCACCCTAGAAATTCGGTACTAA
- a CDS encoding EVE domain-containing protein, producing the protein MGWLLLTIANRRLNGFDGSNLSSPVVQSLIGYIFRNLQTWLVRSAIAMAYWLLKSEPDVYSYADLERDGRTIWDGVNNNLALKHIRTMQPGDLALIYHTGDERRATGMAEVVSEPYADPALDDSKRAVVDVKAVRSLSQPVTLAQIKQDSSFEGFDLLRISRLSVVPVSPEHWQRILQLAGESS; encoded by the coding sequence ATGGGATGGCTCCTCCTCACAATCGCAAACAGGCGACTAAATGGCTTTGATGGTTCTAATCTGTCATCTCCAGTGGTACAAAGTCTGATTGGTTACATTTTTAGAAACTTACAGACTTGGTTGGTGAGGAGCGCGATCGCGATGGCTTATTGGTTGCTGAAGAGTGAACCGGACGTTTATAGCTATGCAGACTTGGAACGAGATGGGCGCACAATTTGGGATGGGGTGAATAACAATTTAGCGCTGAAGCACATCCGCACCATGCAGCCAGGAGATTTGGCGCTGATCTATCACACAGGTGATGAACGCCGAGCCACAGGGATGGCTGAAGTGGTGAGTGAGCCTTATGCCGACCCTGCCCTCGACGACTCGAAACGGGCCGTGGTGGATGTGAAAGCTGTGCGATCGCTGTCGCAGCCTGTAACTTTGGCTCAGATTAAGCAAGACAGCAGTTTTGAAGGGTTTGATTTATTGCGGATTAGTCGGCTTTCAGTGGTGCCAGTCTCACCTGAACATTGGCAACGAATTCTGCAACTAGCGGGGGAGTCCTCCTAA
- a CDS encoding single-stranded DNA-binding protein, whose translation MSLNVVTLVGRVGGDPDVKFFESGSVVCNLTLAVDRRTRNSDQPDWFNLELWGKTAQVAADYVRKGSLIGVSGALKFESWQDRNTGATRSKPVIRVDRLELLGSKRDNDAGSMNNYGGDDEF comes from the coding sequence ATGAGTCTTAATGTTGTTACTTTAGTCGGTCGAGTAGGGGGAGACCCCGATGTGAAATTTTTCGAGTCGGGTAGCGTAGTGTGCAACTTAACGTTGGCGGTCGATCGCCGAACTCGCAACAGCGACCAGCCAGACTGGTTTAATTTGGAGCTGTGGGGCAAAACGGCCCAAGTAGCGGCTGACTATGTACGTAAAGGCAGCTTGATTGGCGTTAGTGGAGCACTCAAGTTTGAGTCTTGGCAAGACCGCAATACAGGAGCAACTCGTTCCAAGCCTGTGATTCGAGTCGATCGCTTAGAACTGCTAGGCTCCAAGCGGGACAATGACGCTGGTTCCATGAACAATTACGGCGGCGATGATGAATTTTAG
- a CDS encoding PD-(D/E)XK nuclease family protein, with product MAYHLSATKLQTYHRCAQSYYFRYERGIKTAAFFGSAALGTALHEALAQIYRDWHYQEPIPGLDWVEYCWSQHTQGLSPNQVAAGQMMLQRYHERFIVGQSAIARPLAVEGKIQGSLQVENLEFTVAGRYDRLDYLSDGLELIDYKSNKDTKLLDPAEINLQIGLYYLALEQTYPQTLRRLSLIYLRTGEKISFEVTPDHKQRVESAISDLALRLRTDAAWEPTTGGHCDRCTYARYCPGVQAEPEPLPADAKPRPELQLALSLALDSAS from the coding sequence ATGGCTTACCACCTTTCTGCCACCAAGCTGCAAACCTACCATCGCTGTGCCCAGTCCTACTATTTCCGTTACGAACGTGGAATTAAAACCGCTGCCTTTTTTGGGTCTGCGGCTCTGGGTACGGCGTTGCACGAAGCTTTAGCCCAGATTTACCGAGATTGGCACTATCAAGAACCAATTCCAGGACTCGATTGGGTGGAATATTGCTGGAGCCAGCACACTCAAGGACTCAGTCCTAACCAGGTAGCAGCAGGGCAGATGATGTTGCAGCGGTACCACGAGCGCTTTATTGTGGGCCAAAGCGCGATCGCTCGACCCTTGGCAGTCGAAGGCAAAATTCAAGGTTCGCTTCAGGTGGAAAATCTAGAATTTACCGTGGCGGGGCGTTACGATCGCCTCGATTATTTATCCGATGGCTTGGAGCTGATCGACTATAAATCCAACAAAGACACTAAACTACTAGACCCAGCAGAAATTAATCTACAAATTGGGCTGTATTACTTGGCCTTAGAGCAAACCTACCCGCAAACACTACGGCGATTGAGCTTGATCTATCTCCGTACAGGCGAGAAAATCAGCTTTGAGGTCACACCAGACCATAAACAGCGAGTTGAGTCAGCCATTAGTGATTTGGCGCTACGATTGCGAACCGATGCCGCTTGGGAACCTACGACTGGCGGGCATTGCGATCGCTGCACCTATGCTCGCTATTGTCCAGGCGTACAAGCGGAGCCAGAACCTTTACCCGCTGATGCCAAACCCCGTCCAGAACTCCAGTTAGCGCTGAGTTTAGCGTTAGATTCGGCAAGCTAA